From Enterococcus wangshanyuanii, the proteins below share one genomic window:
- a CDS encoding FAD/NAD(P)-binding protein produces the protein MKIAIVGGGPRGLSALERIIEWSRDEQVVQITMFDPYGPGGKVWRTDQSTSLLMNSVASHVTLFTDETLSTAGPVAKGPNLFEWIKQEAPTFIRKINSENTVFFIEECEKLGPNDHCSRALYGLYQQWFYEYVQTRMTEQTSVKFFKDTVRAVRSDGELFQVYTRAVETTADKVVLALGHQENDLTGEMKDLAAYASEHRLYYSSPKNAADAHLEAVKKQKPLLVRGLGLAFFDYLTLLTGDRGGTYSEKSGKLIYHPSGREPKIIAGARRGIPYHARGLNQKGYGEEYRPRFLKEKSLNRFKRKQNLSAEQFFFLLKKEVEFAYYSTLLKEQYPTIDISKFTDDFVRTKGDETVLQKFGIKEEEWWDWSFLEQPKQAIKKMESFKKFLRDYLLWDVEAAKKGNVFGPFAAALDSLKDLRDEVRFMLDHDLFTADETKEWLWDWFTPLNAFLSIGPPLERIAELEALIEAGIVIILPGEMQIEMRNGKFITYSKDDPENEYAAHFLIEARLPHTENQLSLNPLVQQLLKDGLGTIHHLTLASGDSYPTGALLVEKRNSQMIGADKKVVDGLFCYGVPTEGFHWLTAATSRPGTDPWNLREADRIAETIFK, from the coding sequence ATGAAAATCGCAATCGTTGGCGGGGGACCGCGCGGGCTTTCGGCTTTGGAACGAATCATCGAATGGTCCAGAGATGAGCAAGTGGTTCAAATCACGATGTTTGATCCTTACGGTCCAGGAGGAAAAGTGTGGCGTACAGATCAATCAACGTCATTATTGATGAATTCAGTTGCTTCACATGTTACGTTATTTACAGATGAAACCTTAAGCACAGCGGGTCCGGTAGCAAAAGGCCCCAATTTATTTGAGTGGATAAAACAAGAAGCGCCAACGTTTATCAGAAAAATAAATAGCGAGAATACTGTTTTTTTCATCGAAGAATGTGAAAAACTGGGACCAAATGATCATTGCTCCCGAGCTTTGTACGGCTTATATCAACAATGGTTTTATGAGTATGTTCAAACACGAATGACTGAACAAACCTCTGTAAAATTTTTCAAAGATACTGTCCGGGCAGTTCGAAGCGATGGTGAGCTTTTCCAAGTATATACCAGAGCAGTTGAGACGACTGCAGATAAGGTGGTTTTGGCATTGGGGCATCAAGAAAATGATCTGACGGGAGAAATGAAAGATTTAGCTGCTTATGCTAGCGAGCATCGCTTGTATTATTCCTCTCCTAAAAATGCCGCAGATGCTCATTTAGAAGCAGTCAAAAAGCAAAAGCCACTTTTGGTTCGAGGATTAGGCTTGGCTTTTTTTGACTACCTTACCTTATTGACAGGTGACCGAGGTGGAACTTACAGCGAAAAATCGGGAAAATTAATTTACCATCCTTCTGGAAGAGAACCGAAAATCATTGCAGGAGCAAGACGAGGCATTCCATATCATGCTAGAGGATTGAATCAAAAAGGCTATGGAGAGGAGTATCGGCCTCGTTTCCTAAAAGAGAAAAGCTTGAATCGATTTAAGCGCAAACAGAACTTATCTGCAGAGCAATTTTTCTTTTTGTTGAAAAAAGAAGTTGAATTTGCCTATTATTCGACACTGCTCAAAGAACAATACCCAACCATCGATATAAGTAAGTTTACAGATGACTTTGTTCGAACCAAAGGAGATGAAACTGTTCTTCAGAAATTCGGGATCAAGGAAGAAGAGTGGTGGGATTGGTCTTTTCTTGAACAACCAAAACAAGCAATCAAAAAGATGGAGTCTTTCAAAAAATTTTTACGCGATTATTTATTATGGGATGTTGAAGCAGCTAAAAAAGGAAATGTCTTCGGGCCATTTGCAGCAGCTTTAGATAGTCTGAAGGATTTGCGGGATGAAGTGCGCTTTATGCTGGATCATGACCTTTTTACAGCAGATGAAACTAAAGAATGGCTTTGGGATTGGTTTACACCGTTGAATGCGTTTTTGTCTATCGGTCCGCCACTTGAGCGCATTGCAGAGTTGGAAGCGTTGATTGAAGCAGGGATCGTGATTATTTTACCAGGAGAAATGCAAATAGAAATGCGAAACGGAAAATTTATCACGTATTCTAAAGACGATCCTGAAAATGAATATGCGGCTCATTTTCTGATCGAAGCTCGTTTACCACATACTGAAAATCAGCTGAGTTTAAATCCTTTAGTACAGCAACTTCTAAAAGATGGGTTAGGAACGATTCATCATTTGACCTTAGCTTCTGGGGATAGTTATCCTACTGGCGCTCTTTTAGTAGAGAAAAGAAACAGTCAGATGATCGGAGCGGATAAAAAGGTCGTTGATGGCTTGTTCTGCTATGGGGTTCCAACAGAAGGGTTTCATTGGCTGACTGCGGCGACGTCAAGACCAGGCACGGATCCTTGGAATTTGAGGGAAGCGGATAGAATTGCCGAAACGATTTTTAAATGA